The stretch of DNA TTGCACCTGGCCGCTGCCCAAGGCCACTTATCCGTGGTGAACGAGCTGCTGCAGTACGCAGCCGCTGCCAATCTCTGCTTGGCGACCGACAACGATGGCTTCATGCCGGCCCACACTGCAGCCTTACGAGGCAGGCTTGATGTATTGACTGTGTTACTGGATGCGTGCCCGGAGTCCGCGCGAGCTGTGACATCGCAAGGTGACTCCATCTTTCATCTTACTGTGAAATCAAACAGCTTCGAGACCGTGCAGTTCTTGCTGAACAGAACAGATGAAAACGATGAGCTGCTCAACTCCGGAGATGCGAAAGGCAACACCGTCCTGCACCTTGCTGTGGCCAGAAAACAGCTCCAGGTAGGTATTCCTGATCCCGAAGGCATCCCGTACATCTTGAGACACAGCCTTGTCATAGCAAAAAGATACAAGTATTTTGCATTTCATTCACGAAAAGCAAATGGAAATAGTAAGGAGCTACATGTTCAAATTAACTTCAGACACAAATAAAACATCATCATAGTACAACATAAATCTCATAATATTTAGAtttaataattttagaaatttaaATCTCCTAAAAAATAACTTAGATAAACAGAATTCTGGTTTTTCTCCATTACCCCCTTTATTTGAAATAAGTTCTCGATGAAAAtatcatattaaataattatttatgaatatgacataatattaataatgatgTCTAATAGTGCTTATTCTTTTAACATGTTCAATAAATATCTTGGGTGATAATCCTTTCGTTAATGGATCTGTAATCATAAGGACAATGCTAATATAttcaattaatattatttatttctaaacTTTCTTTTTTCACCGCTAAATATTCcattttcatatatttatcacCTTTATAGCACTCACTTTTAAAGAAGAATACTATTacaaaattatcataataaagttttaaatttttttaaagagtAAATCATGAAAACGAGATTTGAGCTTTTGAATTGTAGCCTTCAAACATGTCACAAACTAAACTTCTATGATGAATGTAGCAATGATGGACTGCTTTTATTTTGCCCTCATCCACAAAATTGCTCCTCAACTAAAAGGAACAAATAGTCAagtgttattttttttatatcaacacatctagcaaaatctgaATCTAAACATCCAATTACTTCgagattatttgatctcctatgagcgAGTATATAATCCTTCATTCCTCATAAATATCTTATAACTTTCTTTATAGCTTTTTAATAGTCAAATCTAGAATTACGTTGATATCTGCCCAATATTCCAATAGCAAAACTGATGTATGGCCTAATACAAATTTAGGCATGCATTTAACTTTCCAGGATAGATACATAAGGAATTCTTTTCATTTGTTCCAATTCATTCTTTGAACATTGCATAAGATAAATTTACCCCCTTTCCAAATTGGAATAATACctcctaaataattttttttactttttaaaagttttattaatattttttttatgagataatcctaataatccttatgattgatcttaaaatattttaattcctaTCACATGGGTTGCCTCTCtcatattttttaattcaaagtttttagaaagatattttttatttcatataataaaccaagatccATAGTAACTTGCTCCCACCAACCTTCGTATATGTATATagatcaatagtattttcataAATGTAAAGAATTTTTTGTATTTAAGATATCAGTGTCGAGAAGTTTGTATAATTTCATATattgatttcttaagtttatataTCATGTGTTTCTTCCCTTTAATTGGAAAGCCTTTAGGTTGGTAGATGTAAATTTCTTTCTCCAAGTTCTCATTTAGAAACATCTTTTTTCATATCTATTTGGTGTAACTCTAAGTTATAACAAGCTAAGATCATAAAAAGTTTGAAAAAATCTTTtctgaaaattaaataaaatatttttttatataatcaatGCTATCTTTTTGAGTGAAACCTTTAGCACATGACCCGGTATATATTATCATTCAAGTACAATTTGATCTTAAAAACCTATTAATAATTGACTTTTTTACATCATTCAAGTAATTCATCAAAGGTCTCAAACTTGATTTTCATTCAAAGATTTTAATTCTTGCATTAACCTATTTTTTTAGAAATTATAGTTTCAATGGCCTATAAAATAAAACTGGACCATCATATATAACTAAGTCACTTTTGACTATGGTAAATAGACCACATAATTATTAGAAATAATAGATCTCCTTTATTTTGAGATattcttaatattattatttgtgaTTGACTTGTTATAGACTGATTGATGTTTATTTCATCATGGAATGGttgatcatttatttatttattgctcTTGAACATTATCAAATTGTTTAACGGTTTGGGGGAACAACAACATTGAAGTTACTAGTAAAGCTACCTCTAtttgaattttttaaataattgtatTTCGTGAGTCACCACTCTCACTTATTTTACAATTCTGAGAATAAAATCTATACCTCTTagattataaatattaaataataaaaacataatttgatacgataataagataaacaaattcaaaaataaaagttataaatattaaatcatgaCTATGATACCATATCTAAATAGTTTAATTCTTAAATAGTTTAATTCTTGCACAACTAAAACATCATTGTGcacaacataaatctcatgatctTTAGATTTaatgtttttttaataaaatcaacTTTAATTGAAAAAAAATACCTTGACATAATTCTAGTTTCCCTTGTTTTGACATATGCTATGGATGAAAAGAGAGGATCATGTTCCAAAATTTATAGTGACAAAAGATGtctttcatcaaaatattaatttgaaattaatatatattaattaggAAGAGACATCTATCCGAGAATTGCATCTTTTATCGTTAATAGATACGATCTTTAATATCATAAGAATCAAAAGTCATGTGTGCCACGTTAATTCTGACACATAGCTCGAATGAATGCAGATCGTGAAGTTGCTTCTGGGAAGGCGAGGTATCGAAGTTAACGCCACAAACATGAGAGGCGATACCGTCCTTCATATGCTACTGGATTCACCCTTCCAACATGGAGATCTATTGTTGGGAGAACTGATTCCGGCAGCAGGTGGAAGAACCGCCGCAGAAGAAGGGAAGACTCAACCGAAATCGTCACCGAGTGATGCCAGAGCCTCTGCCACTATCGCGTCACACAGAAGCCGACCAAATCGTTGGAACCCCTTCCGACGCCAGGCTCGACCTTCTAAGGATAACCGCAGCCCCCGAAAAGTATTGTCTGAACTTAAAGAAAGGTACAACAACAATCCAGCAACACTAATGTTGGTGGCGACGTTGATCGCCACCATCACATTCCAAGCTGGGCTAAACCCCCCTGGTGGGTTTAAGCAGAAAGATGATGATGGGCCGACTCCCCCCAATACAAAAGTCAATTTTCATGAGAGTTCAAGTGAAGGAGAGGCGGTTCTAAAATATGGTCTCAAGTTATTCCTGCTGTTCGACATGTTCGGGTTGTTTGCATCCTTGAGCATCATCCTCTTGTTGATATGTTGTGTGCCCAGACGGACTAAAATGGCGATGGGAATCCTAAAGTGGATTCTATGGCTGGCGGTGTTCTCGACGGCATTAGCATTCTCGACCGCCATTGTGCGAATATTTTCCTATCAGCTCGACACTGTCATCCTTCTCATGAGTTGGTTCGGAATTCTCAGTCTCTTCATGGTTTGGGTGTGCTTTAGAGCGATCAGGTGCTTGTTGCGTAAAGGTGGATGctggaagaagaaagatggagaagGAGAAAGCCATGGAGGCCCCACAAGGGCCGTTGCCATCTGCACGAAGATTTTGGTGGGCGTGTTGATAATAATTCTTTTAGGagtattttcttttgtaaattatttaGTGCTTATTTATATATTGAGTAGGTCAAAATAGAATAATATGACCTATCATTATTCTTATATGGTTTATCCTTTATCATCTTTTAAAGTTACTTTATCTTATTTTCAGAATGTAATTTGCTTTAATCATTAGTAACTTTGGTTTTGTTGTTACAGATGATTTATGAGAGTTTTGTGGAACATTATATCTCTTACATATTAATGATGTATTTATTTAAAAACACTGGATTCAGCAGATCTAAAACTTATCAATAGTACAATGATGcactaatatatttataaaatcttaaatatCTGAATCATTATCCATACTAGAATAATTTAGAACCGACATAATATTAAATGGTGCATAAAAGATAACAAGGATTTAATGTATAGAATTATCAATTATTAACAACTGTGTGCCTATACTTATGTTGCACTTCAAAAAAGAAACATAATTAATCCTtcataaatactttttttttattatataaaaggaCTTTAGaatatcttttatgtctaatttggatttttttttctgtatcaactataatatttttatattattactatttttatttaatttttttaggatatttattttatttggaaAAATAATGAATGTATTCTTCAAATATGTATTATGCAACCCCTCTGCTACATGTTTTTATTGTCATCAACTCTTTCggtggttattattattattattattattattattattattattattattcttttaaagtATGATGTCACAATTTATTGTTCAATGACatttatttttttcccttttcgtCAAGCTTTTAAAATTTGTTCTATGATGAAGATGGATTTACAACTATAGACATGTCataagttgattattattattattattattattataaaaataagtatttattacttttatatatgttatatgtatAGTAATATGGTTAAATTCCCCAAAAATCAAAATTCAATATACAAATttataatttcataataaaattacaAGTTATCGTCAATTTCAAGTGAAATTAGTAGGGAGAACCCACCTCATTCATATATCACATGACTATTAGCTCAGCATGAAGAGCAAACCTATGTCATATGATAGACACCCAAGTCCCACAAAAAAAAGGCTTGCTATAAAGGTTCTTCAATTTACTATTATAATTATCAATTACTATTTACTTATGATTTCACtttttattttaatcttaatttGAGTATCGAAGGGATTGGATGAGGCGcccaattttatctttttatatattGATCATCAAATAAGCAAACAATCATTAGAGTCATTCTTTTAGTTGTCTTTTTCTCTCAAGCATGATCACAATTCGTTCCACCGACTCATCCATTCGATGTCGAAGAATCATGCATATGACACAAAGGTTTTTTGAATGTGTCAACCGTTTTAACCTTAAGTGTTAAATAGGTGTTAATTATATATTGAGGTATCATCCACACGATGCTAAAGTATCGATCATATCTTTATtcctatattatattttaatatattttattaaatgacTCAGAGaacttgatttataaagattttGACTCTTAACCGGAAGATTATATATTCACAATCAAACTCATATATTTTAAtgtcataatattttaaaaaatactattgtaaaAAAATAGAATGGAGGaaaaattgaaaatataaaaagtataAGCTTGAGTTTTTTCCCATAAATATATCCTCCTTTGCGAAAGATGATGCCTATGGTCCGATCGCACTTGACGTAGAATAATATTTAGCATTTAAAAGTGGCACCCCTAATAGTTCCATGTTAGGAATCCTAACGACAAGTCCACTAAAAGTCACTAAGCTAAGGTAATTAAGATATTAAAGTGATCAGGCCACAAGCATATGCATTGTTTTGTATCTTTCTTTGCAATCATAAGATAATACGTTATTTTAGTTAGGTTAGAAACTAATCCAAATCAAATATTAGGATAATCTTTTTGCCTCTCATGCAACCTTGAATCAATATCTCTTAAGGTCAAAGTCTTCGAATAGACTTCGTGCAAGTCATTGTTAATTGTTGGCCTCATGTGAAGGGCTCTGACTCAGCATGCATGAACTTGAATGGATGATAGAGCAACGAGGGAATGAGACATGCATctacaataaaaaaatttgagcAACGAGGGAATGAGACATGCATCTACAATAAAAAATTTGAGCAACGAGGGAATGAGACATGCATCTACAATAAAAAATTTGAGCAGCGAGGGAATGAGACATGCATCTACAATAAAAAATTTGAGAAACGAGGGAATGAGACATGCATCTACAATAAAAGATTTGGATGACGTAAAGAGCCACCGAATCATGGTGACATAGGTCGTAAGACTCTAGTTGGATAATGACTCATACGTAAATTAGATATTTAGTCTCCGTACCCAACTAATTAGATCGAATCAAGGTGTTTTATAAGCTAATAATGCAATAATACATCCTTTGAGCTTCATCGTTTCAGTCgcttaaaaatatttcttctttatCCAAACTTTATATACTCCTTGAAACTCTGAAATCTAACCTAATATTGCAATAATACATTCTTCGAGCTTCATCATTTGATTCACTTAAAAATGTTTCTTCTTCGAGTCAAACTTTATATTCTTCTTATAACTTTGAAACCTTCTTATGCAATACAAGCGAAGACTAACATTGAGAGACTATGGGGCTATGAAAACTTCATAACTAATTTAGATTTCATATCCTCAAAAGACTAATgttgaaaatatatttaatagAGTCCTTCCATACTTAACATACATCTTTAAATATCTAAGATaagagaaagaagcaaaaagaaaTTGATAGCTCGAATTCTAGATGATCGGATGAATGTTTTACGTTGCAATCCATAGTAACATGACAATGCTTTTTGTTCTTAGCCTATTGACTCCCATCTTTCATTTTCGTTGCCATCATGCATCGACTTTTGGGAAAGAAAAGATTAGAACTTTGTGATGTTAGATAGAAAGCCACAGTGAGGACTTACAAGACCAATTTGGCACAACAAGCTATTGGTCATTATCTATATTCATGCAAGGACATGAGTAGGAACATCTAGAATAGGAAGTTGGACCACTGACCAACTATCTATCATGTGGTTTCCCTGGATTcttttaattatgattaataaTTCACATTTCCTAAAGTTAGATGCCTCTTCATTGATTTCAATTAATGGTAGCTGCTTTTTGACTTGCTCATTTTTGCAAGTCATGGGACCTATGCCATATGATGCACTCATGCACCAAAGCTTTTTCCAAAACGAAGGAGAgtaatcttttttcttctttttctcttcttttttttgaattaagatattattataatttttctctACGTGTgtagtttttctttctcaaaacaAGCAATTATAATGCTATATAACTGATCTTATAGGATCGTTCCGAATTGATATATCGATTAGATGATTCGAGCCCACACATATAAAAAACCTTGTCAGTGTCATGCTACCAGATCAAATCCTTCGAGACATATCAACCAAATAAGAGTGGAGTATTGGCTTGATGGGAGTGATGTATCGGTGATTGCCTACATGTCATGTCTCTCGTATCATATATAGTATTGATTGTATAATTAGATTTGATCATTAACTAGATTATCATAatgtttattcatttatttttctctatttatataggatgaaattttaaaaagaaaatttatgttTATAGATAGATTAATAGCCCTATactatcaataaattaaaaataattagattatataataataataataatttatcaggACGAGGATATTTCATCCCGAGCTCGTTGTTCTTTCGAAACACACCTTGACTACTTACACATCTAAGAGcttagagaaggaaaaaaaaaaatcaactttcAGAAGACACAAAGTACTAAAAGTTGCACTCGATATTTGCAAGAAATCCTTCTTCCTAAATGATCAAGATTCTTGTTGACCCAGCAAACTTACGATTCAAGTTTCTTCTCAATTAACAT from Musa acuminata AAA Group cultivar baxijiao chromosome BXJ2-11, Cavendish_Baxijiao_AAA, whole genome shotgun sequence encodes:
- the LOC135626292 gene encoding ankyrin repeat-containing protein BDA1-like, encoding MDPRLEEAAYAGDLTLLRRLLQEDRLLLHRQAIAAAHLSDSPLHIAASLGHSDLVREILTVNPELAHGRNREGLSALHLAAAQGHLSVVNELLQYAAAANLCLATDNDGFMPAHTAALRGRLDVLTVLLDACPESARAVTSQGDSIFHLTVKSNSFETVQFLLNRTDENDELLNSGDAKGNTVLHLAVARKQLQVGIPDPEGIPYILRHSLVIAKRYKYFAFHSRKANGNSKELHVQINFRHK